The Betaproteobacteria bacterium genomic sequence ACGGCTGGGGCGAAGCGGGGCTCCCCGAGTGGAGCCTCGGTTACGTCTATCTGCCGGTGCTCGCGCTGCTCGTCATCGCAAGCATGGCAACCGCCCCTCTCGGCGCGAAGCTCGCGCACGCCACTTCGACGCGGAAGCTGAGAACGCTGTTCGCGGTCCTGCTCTACGTGCTCGCCACCCGCATGCTGCTGACGCTGGTTTAGCTTGGACCTCTCGTCTTGAGACGGGCTTTCAAATCGGCGAAGGGTTGGTGTAACGCCGGAGCGACTCCCCCGAGCGTTGGCGACTCCGGCTTCCGGCCTTGCTCGACGAGGCAGCGTTGGTGCTCATTCTCGTGGCAATAGGTGCACAGGAGTTCCCAGTTGCTGCCGTCGGGCGGGTTGTTGTCGTGGTTGTGGTCACGGTGATGGACCTCCAGCAGTTGCAGGTTGACGTGACCAAACTCGCGGCCGCAACGGCCGCATACCCACGGGTAAATCCTCAGTGCACGCTCGCGGTAACTCTGGGCGCGCTCTTCGCCCGCGCGCCGCGCTTCGGCGACGACCCGGTCGAGTCGGGCGTAGTCGGGTCCGGCCTTGAGCCTGG encodes the following:
- a CDS encoding HNH nuclease family protein, producing MSRLKAGPDYARLDRVVAEARRAGEERAQSYRERALRIYPWVCGRCGREFGHVNLQLLEVHHRDHNHDNNPPDGSNWELLCTYCHENEHQRCLVEQGRKPESPTLGGVAPALHQPFADLKARLKTRGPS